Genomic segment of Centropristis striata isolate RG_2023a ecotype Rhode Island chromosome 21, C.striata_1.0, whole genome shotgun sequence:
aacatgcatgttgtccgcgacccccactcactgaacacaatctcacacgcacagttcagatcaacctaaaaagaaacaaaatgacaaaaaaaagttaaaaaaaaaaagacttgacttgaattgaccaaaaaaagacacaaaatgaccaaaaaagacacaacatgaccaaaaaaagacacaaattgaccaaaaaagacacaaaatgaccaaaaaaagaaacaaaataacccaaaaaagacacaaattgaccaaaaaagacacaaaatgaccaaaaaaaagaaacaaaatgaccaaaaattaagtgaccaaaaagattaaaacacccatgaacacttgaacacagtggagacagacctgacttccaaaatgatttggcgacccccagaaatcatctcgcgaccccaattggggtcccgaccccaaggttgagaacagctggtctagGAGATCGGTGTTCATGTCCCTTTGGAAACTACTTTACTCATGTTCTAGGTCACAGACATAACTGCCTCCAGTAGTTCtgtacatacagtagtgttcgatataatagcagtccggtgtgactaaccagattaatccaggtttttagtatatttgttattgctacatggcaaacaaggtaccagtaggtgcagtagattctcagaaaaccaacaagacccagcattcaggatatgcagctcttaaggctgtgcaattgggcaattagttgaaaggggtgtgttcaaaaaaatagcagtgtggcattcaatcagtgaggtcatcaattttgtgaaaaaacaggtgtgaatcaggtggcctagTCACaatggactgctattatattgaacactactgtatgttgtCCAGAGCAGAATAATTTAAACTGCTTTGTGATGTCTGTGTACAACTTTTTTTAACACTCTTCTCTGCCCACATGCTCCCTTCTCTGCTAGGAACAATAagatcatttcttttttttccctttaacagagcctgaaagaaGGTATGTTAaaggggctcgtctcacaaactgtctgtggCCCTTGGACCCATTtctacaaaatagttttgtgtttgtaaaatcAACGGCAgaaactgctattttttttaacacacccctttcaactaattgcccaattgcacagccttaagagctgcatatcatgaatgctgggtcttgttggttttctgatctaatctactgcacctactggtaccttgtttgccatgtggcaataaaaaatatactatattTTAAGCCCAAAGTTTTTTCCTGATCttaaacctaaaaaaaagtcttttttgTGCCCAAATCTATCCAACTGCAACTGTTATTTCGTAGAATATCATACGAATCACATTGCATTTGTAAGAATCATACGATACATTCATGAGACTACGAGTTCTTGCTCTGTTtgtttctaataatttttgGTGCTCGTCATTTGATACAGGTCGACTTGAAAGGATCCAGGTTTCCTCAGACTAACTCCAGCCTGTTGGACTGCGATTCTCCACCTGTGGTTTTAATCGTGGATGCTAACCTCGGAGACGTTGCCCAGTTGCCGCTGGGAAGAGGAAACACGAGCGAGATTTATCTCATCAACTGTGGGCTTAGACAGATATCAAATACTACATTTGCTGGTTACAGAAGACTAAAAACTCTGCAGCTGAATCACAATAGGCTTGACATTCAGCGGGACACATTCAAAGTCCTTACCCACCTCACATTCTTAAGTTTTGATTGTAGCAAAGTTCGTGACATTGACACTAGCTGGTTCATCACTCTGAAGAAGctgactcacctgtctctcGTGAAAAATGAAATCACTGAGTTGCCATCAAAGGCATTCAGCGCCCTTACTCAACTTCAAGATCTCAAACTTCGGTGCAACCTGCTTAAGTACATCACCAAGAAGCCCTTCAGTAACCTGCGGAAGCTAACGAGGCTCAACCTCAGCCAAAACATCATTGATTTCATCGAATTTAACACCTTCGAAGACCTGACAGGGCTCTTGTATGGAGTATTCTTGTGCTGTCATCTTTCATCAAGTTTTCTCGCTGTGTTTGCTTACCATATCCATCTGTGCCCTAGGTTCCTGGACTTAAGTGGGAATCGCATCATGAGGCTAACACCAGATATTCTGTCTGGCCTGAGCAATTTGAGACAATTTATTCTGTACAACAACCGCCTTCATTTTGAATCCTATGAAGCTCCTTTCATCAACCTTACTTCTCTGAAGGTATGGCGTATTTTCAGTCAGTAATTAAAAAGAGTGGTGtactttaaaaatctgtttatctgtctgtcttccaTTTCCAATTTGTAGTATGTGGAAATTAGATACCAGGGGCCTGGAGGTCGAGGCATTGGTGTCATTGGACCGTCCTTCTTCAAAGGTCCAAGTCGACTCAACTCAGTCGCCATCGGGAACAGCATCCATCTAGAATTCCATCCGGACGCCTTCCTTCCTCTGGTCAATTTGGAATGCTTGCGCATAACTGGAACGGTTCTGAAAACGACCAACTTGAGTGCAGTGTTGTCCCCTCTGAAAAGGTTAAGGAAGCTGACTCTTGACAGGGCAGACCTTGATGCTCTGCCAGCCAACCTGCTGCCTCAAGATAATTCACTGAAGGTTCTCAAAGTCCAGTCAAACCACCTTCACAGAGTGGACAAAACGTTGCTGGATGCTCTGCCAAGGTAAAGAAGTTAGAGAAGCGCTTTTACACTACAGATCATCATTCACCTGTTAACGCACACATTCATATCCATGTTTGACCAAGGTGAAAAGTTGCCACTTGCAACTATCTTACCCAGTAACTAACCCCACTGGGAGAAATTTAGGGTTCAGATTACCGTGGACAGAGATAGAACTACCGACCACTACCATCTGAGCCACAGATGCCCCTTtcatgggttcttccttggcccatgctacacacTTCTAccattttttgtaataattgggCCAGAAGTTTTTCTgcaatcctgctgacaaacacaccaaactaaaaaaacatagCGTTCTTGGCGGACGTACTGGTAACCACTCAAAAACAGACAGTAAGGGGTGaatcatttaacaaaaaaaatgaatttaggTACCGCTTCTGTGTACACTTTAGTTGTAAGTGGCATATAAATAATTGGTGTgaattaaaatgtcataaaaaccaTGCACCTCTGTGTATATTTGTTTCCAGATTGCGTGATTTGGATATTTCGGACAACCCACTCACCTGCAGCTGTGATAACGCCTGGTTCAAGACCTGGGCCATCCACAACCCTAATACACAGGTAACACAGGCTGCAGACACTGTGACAAGTATTCACAAGTTATAAACCAACTAAAagtttcggtaacactttacttgaaggtatcgtcataatagtgacatgacaccatcataaacgtgtcataaacattatgtcaatgtcataaacgtttatgactgctgtcattaagtgtcattcggtttttgtcatgacaagttgacattccttgggctgtcttgattatgacaacttgacttgaatcaaagtgacattaccacaaAATATACAGACCAATTCTAGCAGTTTTGGGTATCTTGTCGGTATTCTGTCAAACATCTATGCCCAAGTGCTAGAATTGGTCTGTAACCTTGCACATCTAATTATGATAATCATTATGCCAACTTGCCATGAAcacaaaaatagaaacatattttgtttatgtcaagttgccatgacaaagacattttgtggtaatgtcactttgattaaagtcaagttgtcatgacaaaaaccgaatgacacttaatgacagcagtcataaacatttatgacattgacatgtttatgacacgtttatgatggtgtcatgtcacagttatgacagtatcatgtcactattatgacgataccttcaagtaaagtgttaccaaagtttCTTCTTAAATTCCCTCCAGGTGGCCTACCTGTACGAGATGCATTGTGACAATGACAGGAGCGCTCCCTCCCTGTGGCAGTTTGATGATAAAGCCTGTTCGTATGAACAggtttccttctctctcttcatcgCCTGCTCTGTGGTGGACttgttgtttgtatgcatgtgTCTGGCCTGGCACACACAGGGCCCCACTCTGCGCTACCTGCTGCTGATGCTCAGGGCAAAACTTCGTGGACGTAAGGGGGCAGCAGGGGCCAGATTCCAGTATGATGCATTCGTTTGCTACAGCTCTAAGGACGAGGCCTGGGTGATGGGGCAGCTGGTGCCCAATCTAGAGATGCCTGCTGCCGGAGCACCAAGGCTCAGGCTGTGCCTCCATCACAGAGACTTCCGCCCCGGCACTGCAGTTCTGGAGAACATCGAGACAGCCATTTACAGCTCTCGCCACACCATCTGTGTGGTGACACGTCACTTCCTGCGAAGCGAGTGGTGCGCCATGGAGTTTCAGCTGGCCAGTCTGAGGCTTTTATCTGATGGCAGTGATGTCCTGCTGCTGGTGTTCCTGGAGGAGATACCTGAACACTGTCTGTCTCCCTACACACGCTTACGCAAGATTGTACGCAAGAAGACCTACCTGCTGTGGCCTGAGGAACCACAGGAGCATGGTGCTTTCTGGGTCAGACTGATAGATGCTTTAAACGacaatgaggaggaggaggaagagggaggaggaagaggtggaCAACAGGAGTTAGCACGGCTAATTGGCTAGATCAAATGTTaacatacactgtaacaaattgctgtaagaaaacagccaaattatgacagtaacatactgttttccattaaaaaggtattatactgaagaaaacaatgcattctgggcaatatttgtaggtagcttgtcgtttcccataaaatataagtctcttcttgtccacattttaatggctgtattttactccgtaactcattcagtatatggtttattaaaatgactaaggttacagtgaagacagcgcttaattcatagtaattggctttcagacagtaatatgctctatttacaaaaaatgactgcattgtatactgcaacaatattgcaactagcttcagcactatactgtgttttagtctactgtagaaatcaatgaaatgcaggattttactgtaattcagtatgtggttttatcacattaacatactgtaaagtaaataacagtagaggaactgtaaaattaacagtagaatactggcaaccctgctgccagtattctactgttaatttacaagacaattgtttacagtgtacactgcaaaaaaagaaaagttgggtgaactcaaaattccaaggcaacaaacttcgataaaattttaagttggacaattaaactaaatatgttaagttttgtttttgagtttgctcaactctgaatttctctggcacgattgtaacgccgctttgaaatatcagctaatgttgtgaccacaattttgagttagcattgatacgctaatagctactcttgtagctgtaacaagcagtgccgctagcatcagttagccgctagcatcagttagccgctagcttttgctaatgaccgaatttcacaacaaagaaataagagttagcagaactattgtcccttgttgtgaaccccaacttaaagatataagtaacaacaactcacacacttgtttttgagcagacaactggcttcctttgttgtttacattattgccctaaatatcagtaatttatatttccaagttttaccaacttaaatcactgtttagggccaaaaaatacaagttgacttttttgcagtgtacccaTAATTTTCACAGGCAAGtgtattgtgcttttttcagtaatgttttgattttttaagtTGTTAATAGTTTGGTCATGAcaataaatggcaaaaaaaaagaaagaaaaaaaaatcaaattataatACAGGAGTTAATGAAAACGAGAAAAAGTTGTTGCCAAGCTGTTTTTTTGGAATGACTTAATTTTCACAGGCAAGtgtattgtgcttttttctgtaatgttttgattttttaagtTGTTAATAGTTTGGTCAAGAcaataaattgcaaaaaaaaaaaaaaggacattattGTACAGGAGTTAATAAAAACGAGAAAAAGTTGTTGCCAAGTTGTTCTTTTTGGAATTACTGTATTTACAGGGTTACACATTTCGAACAGTATACAGCAAGCTCTTTCTAGATAATACCATGTGTTGCATAATAAGACAAACATGTTCACATGATGCAACAGATTACTTTTCTGAGGGGTTTTCAATGGCCAGTTAAGTGTATCATGCATCATTTCTGTGATACATGCAGTCAGTACAATGAGTAAGATTTTCCTTAAAACGATTTATTGTAATCCCTAATGTAGAATGGTGTGAGGGTGTCTATTTGTCTTGACACAAATACTAAACCTATTAGCTAGCTAGAGGGAACACTGCTAAACTCACTGGCTAATGAGATGTTGTTGAGCAAGGGAGGTGCGGTcaacttttaatgttttgttgacCAACAGCAACAGACAAATCCTACTAATTGTGTCTTTAAGAACTGCCGACTAATATCATTTCTCTGTAATTATGCAATTAAGTTTTGAGTGTGCAGTTGTTAAGTGTAAATGTAGTTTCATGTAACTCCATTACATGTAACTAGGTACTCTTCAACAACCTCACATGACAGTGTGCCAgattttagtaagttttgtgaccaagacaagaccctgtttacactgggttttaaaatgcgtcttggGCGATCAGATCACAAGTGGTCAGCGCTAAATATAAGTGTAAACAGAGTCCAAGACGCATTGTGATCCGATCACTCAAACCACTTGCCAAGGTGGTCTAGGATGCATTTgaccacatacagtacaggccaaaagtttggacacaccttctcattcaatgtttttcctttattttcatgactattgacattgtaaattcatcaaaactattaatgaacatatgtggaattatgtacttaacaaaaaagtgtgaaataactgaaaacatgtcttatattctagtaagcaaagggtggttactttgaggaatctaaaatacaagacatgttttcagttatttcacactttttttgttaagtacataattccatatgtgtttattcatagttttgatgccttcagtgagaatctacaatgtaaatagtcatgaaaataaagaaaaacgcattgaatgagatgggtgtgtccaaacttttggcctgtactgtaga
This window contains:
- the LOC131959644 gene encoding toll-like receptor 13: MAQTVLFLLLLNIAACCGFSFKRCSQNFPDTDVMWCCNKNIVDLSDVVSMIPDNITTINLSKNKITVIPPGSFSRVLGLKRLDLSQNQLVSLKGGEFRGLGDLDFLNLTYNNISHIHSNAFDGLLRLKTLLLINNTLQTISLSIFNSLPDIQEVYLSLNMLKAFSCGESGGSSTLRKLDLFANKIQRFNVSCFPALEHIVLSNNTELELQADAFASNPRLKDLLCQGVKPEMLAALSAETKRNLSWVAFSLFIEKSPMTICGLLKGMDKLNKVEVDLKGSRFPQTNSSLLDCDSPPVVLIVDANLGDVAQLPLGRGNTSEIYLINCGLRQISNTTFAGYRRLKTLQLNHNRLDIQRDTFKVLTHLTFLSFDCSKVRDIDTSWFITLKKLTHLSLVKNEITELPSKAFSALTQLQDLKLRCNLLKYITKKPFSNLRKLTRLNLSQNIIDFIEFNTFEDLTGLLFLDLSGNRIMRLTPDILSGLSNLRQFILYNNRLHFESYEAPFINLTSLKYVEIRYQGPGGRGIGVIGPSFFKGPSRLNSVAIGNSIHLEFHPDAFLPLVNLECLRITGTVLKTTNLSAVLSPLKRLRKLTLDRADLDALPANLLPQDNSLKVLKVQSNHLHRVDKTLLDALPRLRDLDISDNPLTCSCDNAWFKTWAIHNPNTQVAYLYEMHCDNDRSAPSLWQFDDKACSYEQVSFSLFIACSVVDLLFVCMCLAWHTQGPTLRYLLLMLRAKLRGRKGAAGARFQYDAFVCYSSKDEAWVMGQLVPNLEMPAAGAPRLRLCLHHRDFRPGTAVLENIETAIYSSRHTICVVTRHFLRSEWCAMEFQLASLRLLSDGSDVLLLVFLEEIPEHCLSPYTRLRKIVRKKTYLLWPEEPQEHGAFWVRLIDALNDNEEEEEEGGGRGGQQELARLIG